The sequence below is a genomic window from Tachyglossus aculeatus isolate mTacAcu1 chromosome X1, mTacAcu1.pri, whole genome shotgun sequence.
gccagagtggagacaaggttagtacagtgcctggcacatagttaagagcttaagagataccattattattattatacaaggttcattcattctttcaatcgtatttattgagcgcttcctgtgtgcagagcactgtactaagtgcttggaaaatacaattcagccacagtgatgataatgatggtatttgttaagcgcttcctatgtgccaagcactgttctaagcgccagagtggatacaaggttagtacagtgcctggcacatagttaagagcttaagaaataccattattattattgtacaaggttcattcattcattcagtcgtatttattgagcgcttactgtgtgcagagcactgtactaaccgcttggaaaatacaattcagcaacaaagagtgatgatgatgatggtatttgttaagcgcttaccatgtgccaagcactattctaagcgccagagtggagacaaggttagtacagtgcctggcacatagttaagagcttaagaaataccattattattattatcatacaaggttctttcatgcattcaattgtatttattgagcgcttactgtgtgcagagcactgtactaagcgcttggaaagtgcagttcaagTCCAAGTccaagtacaaggtaatcaggttgtcccacgtggggccccgcagacttaatccccattttccagatgagggaactgaggtccagagaagtgaagtgacttgcccaaagagtgacaatccccaacccccaatgggctcacagactagagggcagagaagcaatcaatcaatcgatcaatcgtatttactgagcgcttactctgtgcagagcactgtactaagcacttgggaagtacaagttggcaacatatagagacggtccctacccaacagtggactcacagtctaaaagggggagacagagaacaaaaccaaagtactaacaaaatgaaataaatagaatagatatgtacaagtaaaatagagtaataaatatgtacatacatatatacatatatacaggtgctgtggggaagggaaggaggtaaggcggggggggatgaggagggggagaggaaggagggggcttagtctgggaaggcctcctggaggaggtgagctctcagtagggccttgaagggaggaagagagctagcttggcggatgggcagagggagggcattcgaagcccgggggatgacgtgggccgggggtcgatggcgggacaggcgagagcgaggcatggtgaggagattagtggcggaggagcagggggtgcgggctgggctgtagaaggagagaagggaggtgaggtaggagggggcgaggtgatggacagccttgaagccgagggtgaggagtttctgcctgatgtgcagattgattggtaaccactggagatttttgaggaagggagtaacatgcccagagcgtttctggacaaagacaatccgggcagcagcatgaagtatggattgaagtggggagagacacgaggatgggagaagtGTCCTCAGTCCCCCGAGGAGGTGGAAACCCAGAGGGGCACCGAATTGGTCAATCTCTTGGGACTCCGTTTCCCTCCTCCCATGCTCTGGAGCGTGGTCCACCTCTTCCTGGGATCAGGAGAGGCTCGCTCACCCCTTCGCCCGCCTCTTTCCATCCTCTTCAGAAAAAGCCCTAGAGCATCTTTGAGGTGCCGGGGAAACCCCCTCCAAAAGCCTctaacaacctgtatatatgtatatatgtttgtacatatttactactctatttatttatttatttattttacttgtacatatctattctatttattttattttgttaatatgtttggttttgttctctgtcttccccttttagactgtgagcgcactgttgggtagggactgtctctatatgttgccaatttgtacttcccaagcgcttagtacagtgctctgcacatagtaagcgctcaataaatacgattgatgatgatgataatcgtagtaattctggtatttgttgagtgtttcctctgtgccaggcactgtactaccgctggggtggatacaagcaaatcaggttggacacggtccttgtcccatgtggggctcacagccttaatccccattttagagatgaagtaactgaggcactgagaagggaagagacttgcccaaggtcacacagcagacaagtttcgaACCCgtgaacttctgacttccaggcccgtgatctatccactgagccatccttcgtttgtcctctcccaagctcttagcacagcgtgctgcacacagaaagcgttcaatgcGTTACCATTCGTTGATTGATTCGCGTAAGGAATAGAGCCAGACCGGGAAAACAGAAGCCTTCGAAATACTCGGTTTTCTATATTGCCTTGTGGGATTGTTTATTTACCGAGGAAAGCAAAACTGAGTCTTAATCACACCACTCTCTCCCTGTGTTTGTAGGATGTTCTCGACAAGAAAAACCACCAGGCTGAAAGGCTACCGACTAGCCAGTGATTGTTTTAGCGATTTGAGTGATATTTCCTGCAGCGATTCAGAAATGAACGAACCTAAAAACAGCAAACCCCAAGGTCTTATGGAAGCGTCACCTGGTCACAGCAGATTCCTTAAAAAGAAGCAAATTACAGCTAAACCTGCCGGGGATTCAGAACACAAGCTCATTTCAAGTAAACCTGTGACTACCCCTTCAACAATCAGGGCCAATGCAGCACTGCTGAAACTGGCCCAAATAGAAACCAAGATCAAGAACCGCAATTTGAAGATGGATCTGTCTGACTCTGACTCTGATCTGCTAAGTGCAGATCAAAGGCCCATTTCCAAAAGCAATGAGCAGACTATAAGAGGCAGTGAGCTTCTGGAGAAGAAAGCCGCAGCCATTGAAAACACATCCAGTAAGACATATTTAAAAGAAGAAACGAACTCACAAACATCGAGAAAGATTGGCCCCGCGAAGAAACTTGTTTCCCTAGGTAgtgatgaagaggaaatgagacagTTGGGAAAATTTGTCAAGTCTTCCAGTAAAAGTGAGAAGTATAAGAATCGTGTTTTCAAGACTCATCTTCAAGAAAAAGAAGCCAAGGAGCCATACAAGGTGAATTCTTACTTTTTTAGGATGTGGATGTTAACATGGATCATTCCTATTTACCAATAGTTAATTCTATTAAAGCTTTCTTGAGACCAATattgggggggcgggcggggataTCAGGTTCTTTTGCTTTTAAATAATACGTTTCATGCAGTTACAAAAAGTCCCTCGTCTCTCAGGGTAGCAACCCTGATCTAAATCTGTAGACCTTTGTTTGCTTAGCACATCACCCAGGTAGTTATCTAAGATGTAAAATGTAAGCCAGGAGGACAGTATTCATTGAAATAcctgtgaggaaaaaaaaaatctgtggggAGAACGATTGGAAGCCAACCTATTTTATTAAGATAAAAGCTGTCATTTGACTACAAAAGGTATGTATAGTTACATTTTCTTTATAtttgatttaaataataataattgtggtatttattaagcacttcctatgcgccaagatggggtagatacgtgaTCCGAGATGGGTCGGACACCCAGAAAGATAACTGACATATCTCGATTACCACAGACAGAGTTACCTACTGTCCATGAATTTTCTTTCCATATAATTAGGATCCTATTCGGAGTACATCAGCAACATTTTCCCCCATCACTGAAGGATCTTGCCACGTAAAACTGTTGCAGTTGTCATCTCTGGCTAGCGAAAACCTGAAAACATTCCCTCATAAAGCCTGTTCAAGAACACCTTCCCCGCCAAGGCACTCTGGAACAGAAGCAGGCTCTTTAATGAACACCATTTCCAGATCACCATCTCCTTCGATAGAAGATTATTTTGCAAGGCCAACAGCTCTTAAAATGGAACATATACAGTTGGCCTCTGcatcagaaagaagtgaagttgAGTCTCTGGATGAGTTATTCTCAGAAGCAGCGAGCAGCTGCTCAAATGGTAAATATTTACATTTTTCTAAGTGTTGATTTtgcatatcaaacagaaatctaAGAGTACAACTAATCCTTTTCACCCCCGAACTATGAGGTTTTGCAATTGCCGCCACCACCTCGTCCAGGTTTGTCAAAGATGATGCGGTGCTGTTAAACGGAATGGAAGGACAAAAAAATTGGTTAATCGGACTATCTTTCATGCCTTACAGATGCAGTGTCGGTGGGCGGGGAAGTGATCAagattgggagggagaagaggaaaataagaGAAAGACTGAGAGTGACAGAGAAAAAGAAACAATGATAGatgtacacacactcacacacctctTTGGACAGCCGGGTGGA
It includes:
- the CX1H19orf44 gene encoding uncharacterized protein C19orf44 homolog, producing the protein MFSTRKTTRLKGYRLASDCFSDLSDISCSDSEMNEPKNSKPQGLMEASPGHSRFLKKKQITAKPAGDSEHKLISSKPVTTPSTIRANAALLKLAQIETKIKNRNLKMDLSDSDSDLLSADQRPISKSNEQTIRGSELLEKKAAAIENTSSKTYLKEETNSQTSRKIGPAKKLVSLGSDEEEMRQLGKFVKSSSKSEKYKNRVFKTHLQEKEAKEPYKDPIRSTSATFSPITEGSCHVKLLQLSSLASENLKTFPHKACSRTPSPPRHSGTEAGSLMNTISRSPSPSIEDYFARPTALKMEHIQLASASERSEVESLDELFSEAASSCSNDFRANILSLDDLASISISERPELEQKEEDTQLAKSDKGVNSDVMLTLEGVLSHPKERRTNVSCPVDVEEVIPTETEISEHLNEDSSALSEKENAFSLGSASPEPQKSVLNSVYSEDFERYSDSATYEQTVCSGPSPDITLQSSSKSSSYSRTDTRSSRSSPEINKKWSEKVRRVTVKETAVQTHDPAFAYHWVNGSTATIGPTLGGTYVDPAPIASHVVSADAVEALTAYSPAVFALNDMLKQQLLLTQQFVETSRHLHISLLESLEDELFQYQTLEETKEYIKNHKPPPLTIEKALEEVVKEMGEH